Below is a genomic region from Paenibacillus rhizovicinus.
CGGTTACGGATACGGTCAGCCAACTGCGGTCAGCCCTGCTGAAACGTCTCCTGAAGGAAACGCAGGCTTGCCATGGGGAGCTCCGAATTATGGCTGGGGTTCGCCGATGGTAAGTCCGATCAGCGACGAAGAAATGGGCGGCTACGGCTACAACCCTTCGATGGTATCGCCGGAGAACATGGGCCCAATGGGCGGCTATGGCTACAACCCTTCGATGGTATCGCCGGAGAACATGGGTCCAATGGGCGGCTACGGCTACAACCCTTCGATGGTATCGCCGGAGAACATGGGTCCAATGGGCGGCTACGGCTACAACCCTTCGATGGTATCGCCGGAGAACATGGGTCCAATGGGCGGCTACGGCTACAACCCTTCGATGGTATCGCCGGAGAGCATGGGCCCAATGGGCGGCTACGGCTACAACCCTTCGATGGTATCGCCGGAGAACATGGGCCCAATGGGCGGCTACGGCTACAACCCTTCGATGGTATCGCCGGCAAACATGGGCCCGATGGGCGGCTACGGCTTCAATCCGTCGATGGTATCGCCGGCAAATACGGGTCCGCAGATGAGCTACGGTTATATGGGGAACGGTCAAGTGTCTCCGATAAGCGGGCAGGGCAAACAACCTTGCAACTGCGGCTGCCATGACAAGCGCGAAGAGAATGAAGGCGAAGCAGAGGAAGCGTTCGAAGAATTGAATGTCAGCAAGTCGAACGCGGGTTCACGCAAGCCTGCCAAGAAAGCCGTCGTTCGTCAAACGCGCGTCGCTTTGAAACCGAAACGCCGCAGCAGCTTGCCTTGGATTAACCGTTAAATACCGCAGTTTCCAGCATTTCTTTCCGCACCCCGCACGCGTCGGCTAACGATGCCGTGCGGGGTTTTGTTATGCGCGGAATAAGCATGCATATTTCTCCATATCGGGTGACAGACTAACAAAAAAGGCGAATGGGGGGAACCCATATGATAATATTCAACCTTTGGCGGAAAGTAAAACAGAAACTCAGACGCAGCAGGCGGCCGATGTGGCAGCTGGCTTCGGGGCTGCTCGTGCCGGCGGCGATCCTATCCGTGGCCTTCGTCGGAGACGGCGTTGTCTCGGCTGCGGGACGAACCAATCTCGAAGCACTGCCGCAAAGTCAAGCGCCGGCGCAGGACGACGGCAGCCGCAGCGTCATTGCAACGCTCTCCGACATGCGGGGCAAAGTAACCGTCAAGATTCGGCGCGTCTATATTTGCGGCTCGGAATCGGAAACGATCGGCCTGCTCAGCTCGGTCGACACGCTCCGCATGATGAAACTGCATCCGGAATGGACGGCCATGCTCGATGAGCAAGGCGCGGTCGTGATGGAGCAGCGGATCGACGACTTATCGGAGTCCTGCAAACGCAGCGCTTATTTCGGGATGGACAAGCTGGGGCGCTTATCGCTATTCGACGGCGAGCCGAAGAAGGAGAAAGTGATGCGGACCTTCTTTCAACTGGACGTGAATTATATGGAGAGCAGCCTGCCGAAGGAGCGGATCGACGAGCTGGTCAAAGGCATCCGCGTGACGGATAAGGATGCGTTCAACAGCGTATTGTCGTCGTTCGGCGATTACGCGGTGGAGCGTACGGAGAAAGTCATGAAGCGCACGTTTTAGAAGGCTGCGCATTTACTTGCTGGATATGAAATAAAACTTCGAAGAGCAATGAAGGGCGACTGCAGAAGGCAGGCGTCCTTTTATTTTTCTTAGGGAGCTGGCAATCTAGCTGCACAAGAGCAGATGACTGCCGTATATTTGCTGCTTGGTTCGACTTCTTCGGAAGGCGAGGAAGAAACGCGTGTTCTCATTCGTTCCATCATTTGATATAATGGGAGGAAGCCTTTTTTGGTGAACTGGAATGGCAAGGACTAATCTATCGATCGGCGTAAGGAGAGAAGCAGCATTGCGAGTATTAGGAATTGACCCGGGAATCGCGATCGTAGGCTTCGGATTTATCGACAAAATCGGGAGCAAGCTCGTTCCCGTGCAATACGGATGCATTACGACGGAAGCCCGCACGGCGCCGGAAGAGCGCCTGAAGCAGGTGTATGACTCGGCCTGCGCCTTGATGGACCGCTACAAACCGGATACGGTCGCCGTGGAGAAGCTGTTCTTTAACCGCAACGTCACGACGGCGTTCTCGGTCGGCCAGGCGCGCGGCGTCGTTATATTGGCTGCGGCGCAGCGCGGTCTCCCCGTCGCGGAGTATACGCCGCTCCAAGTCAAACAAGCCGTCGTCGGATACGGCAAAGCGGAGAAACGACAGGTGCAGGAGATGGTACGGATGTTCCTGAAGCTGAGCGCCATTCCGAAGCCGGACGACGTCGCGGACGCGCTTGCGGTGGCCATTTGCCATGCGCATTCGTCGGTTCTTACGAACAAAATAAACGAGGTGAACCGATCTTGATCGATTATGTAAGAGGCCGGGTCGTACACCTGGATACGGAATTCGTGGTCGTGGACGTCCGCGATATCGGCTACCAAATCTTTACGCCTAACCCATATGCGTTCGCCAAGAGCGATGACGTAGTTACGATTTATACGCATCATCACGTCCGGGAGGACGCGGCGCTGCTATACGGCTTCGCGAACCGAGACGAGCAGGCGATGTTCCGCAAGCTGCTGGACGTTTCCGGCATCGGACCGCGCGTTGCGCTCGGCATTCTTGCCGGCGGCAAGCCGGAGACGATTGCCGCGGCCATTCAGCAGGAGAATCTGACGTTCCTGACGAAACTGCCGGGCATCGGAAGAAAGACTGCACAGCGCATGGTGCTGGATTTGAAAGACAAGCTGGACGCGATTCCGGGCGGCTTCAGCTTCGCCGCGGCCGGCGTTGATCTTACCGATGTCGGATCGAGCTCGGCGGAAGCGGAAGGCGGCAAGGACTGGCGGGAGGCGCGCGAAGCGCTGATGGCGCTCGGCTATACGGCGGCCGAACTGGACCGCGCATGGCAAAGCATGAAACAAACGGATATTCCGAATGAGACGGTGGATGCGCTTATGAAACGGGCGCTGCAGCAATTGTTCAAAGGCTAAGTTGGAGCGGGATGCATACCCGCGCAGCGATTAAGTTCGCGGCCAGGGTCAACGAAGCCGAGTAGCAGAGTGGAGAGGGGCAAGCGTGAATGGACGAGAGGATAATTTCCGCCAACCTCATGATGGAAGATCAAGCGGTGGAGCTTAGTTTACGTCCCCGTTATTTGTCCGAATATATCGGTCAGTCGCAAGTGAAAGATAATTTGAAAGTATTCATCGAGGCGGCGAAGCTGCGCAAAGAAGCGCTGGATCACGTGCTGCTGTACGGCCCGCCGGGCCTTGGCAAGACGACGCTGTCGAATATCATCGCCAATGAGCTTGGCGTCAGTCTGCGAACGACGAGCGGACCGGCTATCGAGCGGCCTGGCGATCTTGCGGCTTTGCTTACCAATCTGCAAGAAGGCGACGTATTGTTCATCGATGAGATTCATCGTTTGAACAGATCGGTCGAGGAAGTGCTTTATCCGGCGATGGAGGATTTCGCGCTGGATATCATGATCGGCAAAGGGCCGAGCGCGCGTTCCGTCCGGCTGGAGCTGCCGCCGTTCACGCTGATCGGGGCGACGACGCGGGCCGGTCTGCTGTCCGCTCCGCTGCGCGACCGCTTCGGCGTCGTCAGCCGGCTGGAGTTCTACACGGTCGACGAGTTATCGTTTATCGTGTCGCGCGCGTCCGAAATTCTCGGCGTGAGCGTGATCGGAGAAGCCGCGCAGGAAATCGCGATGCGTTCCCGGGGAACGCCGCGGATTGCGAACCGGCTGCTGAAGCGGGTACGCGATTTCGCGCAAGTCCGCGGAGACGGCATCGTAACGCATGATCTGGCGCGCTCCGCGCTGGGCCTGATTCAAGTGGATCCGCTCGGGCTCGACAGCATCGACCACAAGATGCTGCGGGCGATGATTACGATTTACCGCGGGGGTCCTGTTGGACTCGATACGATCGCCGCAACGATCGGCGAGGAAGGGCAAACCATTGAGGACGTATACGAGCCGTATCTGATGCAAATCGGTT
It encodes:
- a CDS encoding BofC C-terminal domain-containing protein is translated as MIIFNLWRKVKQKLRRSRRPMWQLASGLLVPAAILSVAFVGDGVVSAAGRTNLEALPQSQAPAQDDGSRSVIATLSDMRGKVTVKIRRVYICGSESETIGLLSSVDTLRMMKLHPEWTAMLDEQGAVVMEQRIDDLSESCKRSAYFGMDKLGRLSLFDGEPKKEKVMRTFFQLDVNYMESSLPKERIDELVKGIRVTDKDAFNSVLSSFGDYAVERTEKVMKRTF
- the ruvB gene encoding Holliday junction branch migration DNA helicase RuvB — protein: MDERIISANLMMEDQAVELSLRPRYLSEYIGQSQVKDNLKVFIEAAKLRKEALDHVLLYGPPGLGKTTLSNIIANELGVSLRTTSGPAIERPGDLAALLTNLQEGDVLFIDEIHRLNRSVEEVLYPAMEDFALDIMIGKGPSARSVRLELPPFTLIGATTRAGLLSAPLRDRFGVVSRLEFYTVDELSFIVSRASEILGVSVIGEAAQEIAMRSRGTPRIANRLLKRVRDFAQVRGDGIVTHDLARSALGLIQVDPLGLDSIDHKMLRAMITIYRGGPVGLDTIAATIGEEGQTIEDVYEPYLMQIGFLQRTPRGRMVTPLAYRHLGLPIPQDNAASADAGEAKEEGGGFV
- the ruvC gene encoding crossover junction endodeoxyribonuclease RuvC; its protein translation is MRVLGIDPGIAIVGFGFIDKIGSKLVPVQYGCITTEARTAPEERLKQVYDSACALMDRYKPDTVAVEKLFFNRNVTTAFSVGQARGVVILAAAQRGLPVAEYTPLQVKQAVVGYGKAEKRQVQEMVRMFLKLSAIPKPDDVADALAVAICHAHSSVLTNKINEVNRS
- the ruvA gene encoding Holliday junction branch migration protein RuvA produces the protein MIDYVRGRVVHLDTEFVVVDVRDIGYQIFTPNPYAFAKSDDVVTIYTHHHVREDAALLYGFANRDEQAMFRKLLDVSGIGPRVALGILAGGKPETIAAAIQQENLTFLTKLPGIGRKTAQRMVLDLKDKLDAIPGGFSFAAAGVDLTDVGSSSAEAEGGKDWREAREALMALGYTAAELDRAWQSMKQTDIPNETVDALMKRALQQLFKG